GCCAGGCCACCCCAGCGACCAGCGCACCAGCAAGCAGCTGTCGGGTCGGGATCTGTCTTGGGGTGAGCACCCGGAACGCCAGCAGGAACAGCCCGGCGTTGACCGCGGCTGCGGCCGCGAGATTGGCGAGCGCTACCGCGACCGCCTTGCCGCCGTAGCTGCCAAGCCAGGTCAGCAGGCTGGTCGCGGCCAGGCCAACGGCGAAGACCACCAGCAGCAGCAGCCCACGGACCT
The DNA window shown above is from Actinomycetota bacterium and carries:
- a CDS encoding YhjD/YihY/BrkB family envelope integrity protein, which encodes VRGLLLLVVFAVGLAATSLLTWLGSYGGKAVAVALANLAAAAAVNAGLFLLAFRVLTPRQIPTRQLLAGALVAGVAWQVLQAVGGYLVGHYLRHTSQVYGVFAIVLGLLFWLYLGARLTLYAAEVNVVAARRLWPRSLLHPPAGQHQPTRLSS